The window TTTATTGGTATAGGATGGGCATGCGTCTGATTAGCTAGTTGGTAGGGTAACGGCCTACCAAGGCGACGATCAGTAGGGGGTCTGAGAGGATGATCCCCCACACTGGCACTGAGATACGGGCCAGACTCCTACGGGAGGCAGCAGTAGGGAATATTGGTCAATGGGCGAGAGCCTGAACCAGCCACGCCGCGTGAAGGAAGAAGGCGTTCTGCGTTGTAAACTTCTTTTATAGGGGAAGAAAAAGGAGATGCGTCTCCAACTGACGGTACCCTATGAATAAGCACCGGCTAACTCCGTGCCAGCAGCCGCGGTAATACGGAGGGTGCAAGCGTTGTCCGGATTTATTGGGTTTAAAGGGTGCGTAGGCGGGTTAGTAAGTCAGTGGTGAAAGCCGGCAGCTCAACTGTCGAACTGCCATTGATACTGTTAACCTTGAGTATAGTTGAGGTAGGCGGAATGGAAGGTGTAGCGGTGAAATGCATAGATATCTTCCAGAACACCGATAGCGTAGGCAGCTTACTAAGCTATAACTGACGCTGAGGCACGAAAGCGTGGGGAGCGAACAGGATTAGATACCCTGGTAGTCCACGCCGTAAACGATGTACACTCGCTGTTGGCGATATTACAGTCAGCGGCCAAGCGAAAGCGTTAAGTGTACCACCTGGGGAGTACGCCGGCAACGGTGAAACTCAAAGGAATTGACGGGGGTCCGCACAAGCGGTGGAGCATGTGGTTTAATTCGATGATACGCGAGGAACCTTACCTGGGCTAGAATGCCCTTGACCGCCCTGGAAACAGGGTTTTCCTTCGGGACAAGGTGCAAGGTGCTGCATGGCTGTCGTCAGCTCGTGCCGTGAGGTGTTGGGTTAAGTCCCGCAACGAGCGCAACCCCTATGTTTAGTTGCCAGCACGTAATGGTGGGGACTCTAAACAGACTGCCTGCGCAAGCAGAGAGGAAGGAGGGGACGACGTCAAGTCATCATGGCCCTTACGCCCAGGGCTACACACGTGCTACAATGGCGCATACAGCGGGTAGCTACCTGGTGACAGGATGCCAATCTCGAAAAGTGCGTCTCAGTTCGGATTGTAGTCTGCAACTCGACTACATGAAGGTGGAATCGCTAGTAATCGCGCATCAGCAATGGCGCGGTGAATACGTTCCCGGACCTTGTACACACCGCCCGTCAAGCCATGGAAGCCGGGGGGACCTGAAGATGGTGGCCGCAAGGCGCTATTTAGGGTTAAACTGGTAACTGGGGCTAAGTCGTAACAAGGTAGCCGTACCGGAAGGTGCGGCTGGAACACCTCCTTTCTGGAGTGTTTCGAAACTCCTGTGGAGCGGTTTGCTGTCAAACAACTATTCTTATGTTATTGAAGAGAAGTTAGAAGAAAGAAGTTAGAAGCTAGACTGGAGCAAGAGTGGTGAAGAGCCAACTCTGCTAAAAAGTCTACCATCTAATCTCTACCATCTAACATCTTAAGGAAAGAACCGGGCTTGTAGCTCAGGTGGTTAGAGCGCTACACTGATAATGTAGAGGTCCGTGGTTCGAGTCCACGCAGGCCCACACGGGGACGAAAGGGATTCGAGAAGGTTCTAGAGAACTAGTTTCAACAGAACAAAGCACGGCAGGAGTCTCCAAGAGCAAAGAAGTAGGCGAAAGAGTCTATAACTAAATACTGGGGGATTAGCTCAGCTGGCTAGAGCGCTTGATTTGCATTCAAGAGGTCATCGGTTCGACTCCGATATTCTCCACCAAGAGAATGTGCTAATTAATAAAACATCTAAGACAGTAGGTTTTAGAGCTGTTGAAACAGAAACAAGTATATGGATCAGTATCGAAAGAGATAGCTGGTTACACTATACTACTATTTTAGTCTCCCAAGAGGGGTACACAGTTGAGCAAACTAGTGACCTTGCCCTTGGGAAGCAAGACTAGGAAAAAGTTCATTGACATGTTGTGAGAGGAAATAGGGTCATACTGGAGAAGCTGTGAAGTTTTTTCAGCTATGAGCATAAAGAAAGTAAGTAAGAGTGTATGGAGGATGCCTAGGCTCTTGGAGGCGAAGAAGGACGTGCTAAGCTGCGAAAAGCTTGGGGGAGTTGCACAGAAACTGTGATCCCAGGATATCCGAATGGGGAAACCCGGCTGTTTGAAGAACAGTCACTCCTTAGGGAGAGCGAACCCGCTGAACTGAAACATCTAAGTAAGCGGAGGAAGAGAAAATAATTTAATGATTGCGCAAGTAGTGGCGAGCGAACGCGCAAGAGCCCAAACCACATCTGTTACGGCAGATGTGGGGTTGTAGGACCTCGATATTGGCGAAGTAAATAAACTGGAAGGATGTGGAAATATCCACCATAGAGAGTGATAGTCTCGTACAGGTAAGTTTACCAGCCATAGAGTGTTCCTGAGTAAGGCGGGACCGGAGGAATCCTGTCTGAATCTGGCAGCACCATCTGCCAAGGCTAAATACTCCCAAGAGACCGATAGTGAACTAGTACCGTGAGGGAAAGGTGAAAAGTACTCCGAATAGGAGGGTGAAATAGTACCTGAAACCATACACTTACAAGCGGTCGGAGCCCATTCGTTGGGTGACGGCGTGCCTTTTGCATAATGAGCCTACGAGTTACTCCTCACTGGCAAGGTTAAGTTCTTTAAGGAACGTAGCCGGAGCGAAAGCGAGTCTGAACAGGGCGATTTTAGTCAGTGGGGGTAGACGCGAAACCTTGTGATCTATCCATGGTCAGGTTGAAGATTGGGTAAAACCAATTGGAGGACCGAACCAGTTAACGTTGAAAAGTTTTTGGATGAACTGTGGATAGGGGTGAAAGGCCAATCAAACTGGGAAATAGCTCGTACTCCCCGAAATGCTTTTAGGAGCAGCGTTGTGGTTAAGTATGACAGAGGTAGAGCTACCGATTGGACTAGGGGGAGTCACATCCTACCAAATCCAGACGAACTCCGAATGCTGATCATATATACACAGCAGTGAGGGCTTGGGTGCTAAGGTCCAAGTCCAAAAGGGAAACAACCCAGACCAACAGCTAAGGTCCCTAAATCTATACTAAGTTGAACTAAGGTGGTCCAGTTGCACAGACAGCCAGGATGTTGGCTTGGAAGCAGCCATTCATTTAAAGAGTGCGTAACAGCTCACTGGTCGAGCGACAGGGCATCGATAATAATCGGGCATCAAGTATAGTACCGAAGCTTTGGATTAGAGAGTAATCTCTACTGGTAGGGGAGCATTCCAATCTACTGTGAAGCTGTGGCGATAAGCCATGGTGGAGTGTTTGGAAAAGCAAATGTAGGCATAAGTAACGATAATGCAGGCGAGAAACCTGCACACCGATAGACTAAGGTTTCCCGGGCAATGCTAATCAGCCCGGGGTTAGTCGGGACCTAAGGCGAACCCGAAGGGGGTAGTCGATGGACAACTGGTTAATATTCCAGTACTGACTGTAATGAGTGATGGGGTGACGAAGGCATGTAACCTCTGCGCACGGACGGAAGTGTGCGTTAAAGGCCGTAGGTATATCCAGAGTAGGAAAATCCGCTTTGGATGCTGAAAGCTGATAGTACGGCAACCCTTCGGGGGCGCCGATAATGAGGCCAAATATACTTCCAAGAAAACCCTCTAAGCGTTTACATTACAGCCACCCGTACCGCAAACCGACACAGGTAGTCAAGTGGAAAACACTAAGGTGCTCGAGTGATTCATGGTTAAGGAACTAGGCAAATTAGACCTGTAACTTCGGAAGAAGGGTCGCCCCTGGCAACAGGGGCCGCAGTGAATAGGTCCAGGCGACTGTTTAACAAAAACACAGGGCTCTGCGAAATCGAAAGATGAAGTATAGGGCCTGACACCTGCCCGGTGCTGGAAGGTTAAGGGGGGAAGTTAGCGCAAGCGAAGCTTTGAACTGAAGCCCCAGTAAACGGCGGCCGTAACTATAACGGTCCTAAGGTAGCGAAATTCCTTGTCGGGTAAGTTCCGACCTGCACGAATGGTGTAACGATCTGGACACTGTCTCAACCATGAGCTCGGTGAAATTGTAGTAGCGGTGAAGATGCCGCTTACCCGTCACGGGACGGAAAGACCCCATGAACCTTTACTATAACTTCACATTGACATTGGGCAACAGATGTGTAGGATAGGCCGGAAGCTATGAAGCGGCGTCGCCAGGCGTCGTGGAGCTAACCTTGAAATACGGCCCTTCTGTTGCTTGATGCCTAACCCGGAAACGGGGACATTGTGTGGTGGGTAGTTTGACTGGGGTGGTCGCCTCCAAAAGCGTAACGGAGGCTTCCAAAGGTACCCTCAGCACGATTGGTAACCGTGCGCGGAGTGTATTAGCACAAGGGTGCTTGACTGTGAGACATACAGGTCGATCAGGGACGAAAGTCGGGTAAAGTGATCCGGTGGTTCCGTATGGAAGGGCCATCGCTCAAAGGATAAAAGGTACTCTGGGGATAACAGGCTGATCTCCCCCAAGAGCTCACATCGACGGGGAGGTTTGGCACCTCGATGTCGGCTCGTCACATCCTGGGGCTGGAGAAGGTTCCAAGGGTTGGGCTGTTCGCCCATTAAAGTGGCACGCGAGCTGGGTTCAGAACGTCGTGAGACAGTTCGGTCCCTATCTGTGATGGGCGCTGGAAGCTTGAGAGGACCTGATTTTAGTACGAGAGGACCGAATTGGACATGCCGCTGGTCTGCCAGTTGTACCGCCAGGTGCACCGCTGGGTAGCTACGCATGGACGAGATAAGCGCTGAAAGCATCTAAGCGCGAAACTCTCCTCAAGATGAGGCTTCCTTATAAGGGTGGTTGTAGACGACGACCTTGATAGGCTGCAGGTGGAAGCGGTGCAAGCCGTGTAGCTAAGCAGTACTAATTGCCCAAATACTTTCTTATGCAGTGGATCCTTCCAGAGCGTAAGCGCTGAAAATACCCCACCTGTTTCCTCTCACTTTTACATGTCATTTATGACATTGTTTTACATGTCATGTTTTTAGCATGACGTGCTTTTACATGCCATTGATGACATTATTTTACATGTCAAAAGATTATGTAGTAGATCTAAAGCAAAAGCTAAAGATGCTATTGCAGGCTGATAAAAGATCAGCTAAGTTAATAATGGTGGTTATAGCACAGGTGTTCACCTCTTCCCATTCCGAACAGAGAAGTTAAGCCCTGTAGCGCCAATGGTACTTGGGTAACACCCGGGAGAGTAGGTCGCCGCCAATCCATTTATACACAAGCCTCACAGTTTACTGTGAGGCTTTTTTTTGCCCCTGACCCTGCAGATAGCTCTTAGATAACTCTGGATGGGGCTTTTTTTGTGCCTGACTCCCCTGTGCATGCCAGATCGAGGTCAGGCTGTAACTGGAGGAAATCTTCCACTAGACCTGCTCCCGCCGCACAACTCCTGGCGGGTGGTAATCTTCCTAAAGCCTCATGGCTTCAATGAGCGGGCATTTAAAGTATTGTGCTCACGTTCATTAAAGCAGAAACTACGCATGAAAATCATTTTTTGGATTAAATAGAGTTATTAGTTATTATCTGCCATAATACATTTTCATGTCTCTGTATTCATTTAAACTGCTTTCATCGCATCATTTGAAATAGATAGAAAATGGATTGAGTTATGCTTTAAAATTACTTGCAGTGAATAATAGGAATAAACAGCTTGAATTAGTACATTAAGTAACTGTAAATCAATCGATTCTCCTGCACTATTCTGATGCCACAGGCATAGAAAGGGAGCTGTTATAGCAGCGGCGTATTGGCGCCAGTATACATCTAGCTTTAGGTGTGATTTTTTCGTAAGCGTAATGCATTAATCTTCTCAGTAGTTACTCTATAGCCTTTCTATTGACTACTGCATTCTTTTTCGTGATCGACTGATCTGGTTATACCTAAAAATTTCAATAATGTTAAGCTCTATCAACCTTCATACGGTAATGATGTGTGCCATCAGCATATGCATTATCCCATTGGCAAGCTGTGAGCAGTCAAAAATTGAGGTGCCTCTTAAGCAGGAGACAGCAGATATGGAAACCACTGCCACTTCTGAAAAAAAAGAGATTAAAACTGCTGCTGTAGTGGATAAGCAGGAAAAACCCATGGTTCCCAGTCAGCGTTATGATGGTAATGTTTCTTTTTAACATTTAGCTGGAGAAGAAATCAGAACGCTATTTGAGTTTTCCTGATTTGGCAGAAAGCACGAGTTAATTACTTAGCAGAACCTGTTACTAACAAAAAAAAGCGAAAGGGGAGACCTTTCGCTTTTGGATATGATATTGTGAAAAACAGATTACATCTGCTCTACCTGTACCCTTAACTGTACATCGTCCATCTCCAGTAACTTACCATCAGCAAGTTGATCCGTAAAGTTTAACTGTAGTGCCTGTGTTTCTGTACAAATGTATTCTTTATTGGCTTCAAGGGCCGAATTTACCAGCTCTTCACCACGCTCTACAGTGATGCTGATCTTGTCCTGTACCTCAAGGCCCATGTCCTTACGCAGGTTCTGCAGGCGGTTTACCAGATCACGGGCAATACCTTCCTGGCGCAGCTCGTCAGAGATATTCATATCCAGTGCTACGGTTACTCCTTCTTCACTGGCAACCGACCAGCCTGGTATATCCTGGGAGGTGATCAGTACATCCTCAATGGTTAAATTGATAGGGCCATTGGGCAGCTGCAGGGTATAAGCGCCATCACGCTCGATCTGGCTGATGTCTGTCTGCTCAAATCTGGCAACGGCGGCGGTTATTTCCTTCATACGCGGTCCATACTCTTTACCAAGCTTGGCAAAGTTTGGCTTAATCTGCTTCACCAGCACACCGGATGCATCATCGATATACTCAATAGCTTTCACATTTACCTCGTTCAGGATCAGGTCTTCTACATCATGGATCTGTTCCCGCTGCTTTGCATTCAGCACAGGGATCAAGATGCGGCTTAGCGGCTGGCGTACTTTAATCTTCTCCTTCTTACGCAGGGAGTGTACCAGCGAAGAAACAATTTGTGCCTTGTGCATCCGCTCCTCCAGCCCAGTATCAATAAAACCATGGTTTGCTTCCGGGAAACGGATCAGGTGCACGCTCTCCTCCTGATGCTTGCTACTTACACTGTTCAGATTGCGGTACAGTAATTCCATATAGAAAGGAGCAATCGGCGCTGCCAGCTGTGCAATGGTTAATAAGCAATCGTACAGGGTCTGGTAAGCAGCTTGTTTATCCTCAGTATAATCACCACGCCAAAAGCGTTTACGGTTCAGGCGAACGTACCAGTTGCTCAAGTCATCAATAGTGAAGTCCTGAATAGCTCTTGCTGCCCTGGTGGGCTCATAATCGTTGTAGGCACGCTCCACATCTATGATCAGGCTGTTCAGCCGGCTAAGTATCCAGCGGTCACTTTCAGGGCGCTGTGCAAGTGGCAACGGCTTTTCTGAATAGCTGAAGCCATCCAGGTTGGCATAGAGCGCAAAGAAGTTGTAGGTGTTGTGCAGGGTGCCAAAGAAGCGGCGCTGTACTTCCAGCACGCCATCCAGGTCGAACTTCAGGTTATCCCAGGGGTTGGCATTGCTGATCATGTACCAGCGGGTAGCATCGGGACCATAGGTATCCAGGGTTTTGAACGGGTCGACGGCATTGCCAAGGCGTTTGCTCATCTTGTTGCCATTCTTATCCAGTACCAGTCCGTTGGCGATCACGTTTTTGAATGCCACATCATCAAACAGCATCACGGCCAGCGCATGCAGGGTAAAGAACCAGCCACGGGTCTGATCTACGCCTTCGGCAATAAAATCGGCGGGGAAGTTTTCTTTCAGCACATCCTGTTGCTCAAATGGCCAGTGCCACTGGGCATAGGGCATGGCACCGGAGTCGAACCAAACGTCGATCAGGTCTGCCTCACGGTACATCTTTTTGCCGCTTTCGCTTACCAGGTACACCTCGTCTACAAACGGACGGTGCGGATCAAATTCTCCATCGATCGGTTTTTGCTGAATACCGGCAGCAATAGCTTTGTCTACCTCTGCCTTCAGTTCGGCCAGGGAGCCAATGCATTTTTCTTCTTTCTTATCTTCGGTACGCCAGATGGGCAGGGGGGTACCCCAGTAGCGGCTGCGGCTAAGGTTCCAGTCTACCAGGTTCTCCAGCCAGTTGCCAAAACGGCCAATACCGGTGCTTTCAGGTTTCCAGTTAATGGTGCGGTTTAAGCGCACCAGCTGCTCTTTATAAGCAGTGGTTTTGATAAACCAGCTCTCCAGCGGATAATAGAGGATTGGCTTATCGGTACGCCAGCAGTGTGGGTAGCTGTGCTCGTATTTCTCTACTTTGAAGGCTTTGCCTTCTTCCTTCAGCTTAATGGCAATGTATACGTCCGTAGGCCTGAAATCTTCTTTGCTGCGATCGGCCTCAGCGTAAAATTCTTCTTTTACATAGCGTCCAGCCAGATCGCCCATTTCTTTAACAAAACGACCCTGCTTATCCACGGCCGGCATCTGGTTGCCATCTTCGTCTTTTACAAACAAACCGGGTACGTTGTTGGCCACGCTTACACGATAGTCATCTGCACCAAAGGCCTGGGCCAGGTGTACCACACCGGTACCATCTTCGGTGGTAACAAAATCGCCTTCCAGTACGGTAAAGGCAGGGAATGCCAGCGGCACATAGGGCATAAGCTGCTCATAGGCTGTGCCCACCAGCTTACTGCCCGGTATTTCTTCCAGCACCTGCCAGGGAATAAGCTTATCACCTGCCTTATAATCTTCCAGGGCAAGATCCTTTGCCTTTTCATTAAAATAAGTACCAATGCGTTCTTTTGCCAGAATGACATTGATAGACTCAAAGGTATAAGGATTATAGGTGGCTACTTTGGCGTAGGTGATGTTCTTGCCAACAGCCAGGGAGTTATTAGAGGGAAGCGTCCATGGCGTGGTAGTCCAGGCCATGATGTAATCCTTCTCGGTATCCTTCACCTTAAAAAGGGCTGCAACAGTGGTGTCTTTTATATTGCGGTAGCAGCCGGGCTGGTTCAGCTCATGCGAGCTAAGGCCTGTGCCGGCGCCCGGAGAAAAAGGCTGAATGGTGTATCCCTTATAAAGCAGGCCTTTCTCGTACAATTTCTTCAGCAGGTGCCAGAGGCTCTCGATGTACTGCGGCTCAAAGGTGATGTAGGGATTGTCAAGGTCAACCCAATAGCCCATTCGCTCGGTGAGGTTGTCCCACTGATCCTTAAATTTCATCACCGCCTCGCGGCATTTCCGGTTGTATTCTTCTACGGAAATTTTCTTGCCGATATCTTCCTTGGTAATGCCCAGCTCTTTTTCTACCTGCAGTTCTACAGGCAGCCCGTGTGTATCCCAGCCGCCTTTACGCTTTACCTGAAAGCCCTGCATGGTTTTATAGCGGCAGAAAATATCTTTAACCGTACGGGCCATTACGTGGTGAATGCCCGGCGTACCGTTGGCCGAAGGAGGACCCTCAAAAAAAGTAAAGGTGGGAGCACCTTCACGCTCATCTACTGATTTTTCAAAAACCTTGTTTTCCTTCCAGTAGGAGAGGACTTTATCGGCAATTTCGGCATAATTGATGCCCTTATACTCTGTGTATTTAGAAGCCATAGCTGCTTAGTCTTCAAAGGAAATGCAAATATAGCCAAAACCTTTTGCTATGACATCTATTTAGCAGGCTATGCTTGCTTTTAGCCAGCTTTATTAAGCTAAAATGCATAAAAGAAACACCGCATTAAGTATGCTTTAGCAGGCTAATAGTACAAGAGCAAAAAGCAGGAATTCAAGGGTTTGGGCAATGGGGTGGTGGTATCAGGGTTGCGATGGGTAGAAATACAGAACATGGTCATCCCTGCTGGTTACAGGCTTTCGCTTATGAGAAGCCTGTAGGCGGCATATGCCGGTACTAATAATAGGCGGCAGAGGGCTCAGGATAGGGTAAGGTAATGATGAACGTAGTGCCCTCTCCCTCCTGGCTCTCAACACGGATCTTTCCAGTATGCATTTTTACTATTTCTTTACATATAAAAAGGCCTAAACCTGTAGATTCTTCTCCTTCCAAGCCCTTTCTTCTGATGCCTTTGAAGCTCATAAACAAGGTTTTCTGATATTTTTCAGGAATACCAATTCCGTTATCCTTCAGTGATAACTCCACATGTTTTTCCTCATAAGAAAGCCGGAACTCTATGCTTCCTCCCTTTGGGGTATATTTTATGGCATTAGAGAGCAGGTTTTCAATAACCTGCCGGAACAGCACGGCATCTACCCTGGCCTTTACATGCTGATCAGGGAAATCGCAGCTTACTTCCAGATGCTTCTTTTTAATCCTGTCCTTTTGCTGACTTATGCTCTCATTGATTAAATCCCGCAGATCATGAATATTCAAATCTATTGAAGTTGCGCTGCCCTTGAGGGTGGCAAGCCTTAGCAGGCTCTGAATAAGGTTTGTTCCCTGCTGCCTTTGTTTACGCAGCATGCTAAGATAGATCTTGTACTTCTCGTACTCTTCTTTCGTCATGCTGTTTTGCATGATTTCGGCAATCATGGATACCCTGTCAAGAGGTGCTCGCAGGTCATGCACAACCATGTTAAGTATATTGGTAATGTGCTCCTTTTCTTCTGTTAAGGTATCATAGATTTCCTTTTTCTGAGTGATATCAACTATATGGCCAACTACCTGCATCACATCAGAAGAGTTTCTTTCTGTTACCGGAAAAGTATTTAGTTCCAGCCACTCAATACCATTTAGTTTATCGTTGGCTTTCAGCTCCACAGATGCCTGGTAATTATTATTCTCCGATAGGTCAGAAAAGAAATTATCGAATTGCTCCAGGTAATCGGGATGAATACATTTTTTTAGCGGGTTTTCTTCTTCGCTTTCAATACCTTCGGCTAACTGATAAAATTGTGGACTTGCAAATTCAACCTCCTTCTTTATCAGGTTGAATACAAAAAAGAAAATTGGTACAGTTTCCGTTATTTTTTTCGAAGGGTTGCTCATTGAAAGTTTTTTTAGAGGCACAGGCCTACTAATATTAATGTAACTAACAGGCAGATGTTTCACCTCCACAATAAAAGATTATTGCAGAACAGACTAAGGTTCCCTCCTCCGTAAGCCGGAACAGAAAAATACATGGATGATTCTTCAGGGGAATATCAAAAAGGTGATGCCCGAATCAGGAGTGGATCATACAAAGAGAGTTTTTGGGCTGAGCTTTAAAGTTTTGCAGAAAAGCTTATTTACCGGCTGCACGCTCATCATCAGCACTATCATCTATCCGTAGCTGTTTTACGTCAATTTCCTCATCCTCAGACTCATTATAGAACTCATCGTAATGTTCAATAAGTGCCATTTCGTCGCGGTCGTATTTGCCGGAGTCAAAGGCGAGCAGCAGGGCAGGCAACAGCAGAAGGTTCGTTAACATGGCCAGCAACAGCGTGGTTGAGGTAAGCATGCCCAGGGCCACGGTACCGCCAAATTCTGAAAAGGCAAAAATTACAAAGCCAAAGAAAAGCACGATAGAGGTATAGATCATGCTGGAGCCGGTTTCGCGCAGGCTTACGCTAATGGCTTTGGCCACAAAAAACTTCTGGTTGATTAGCTCCTGCCGGTACTTGGCCAGAAAGTGTATGGAATCATCTACCGATATACCAAAAGCAATGCTGAAGATAAGGGCAGTACTTGGCTTTAAGGGAACACCTATAAAGCCCATAAGGCCTGCGGTAATGATCAGGGGCACCATGTTTGGTATGAGTGAGATCAGGATCATACGGCCATTGCGGAACAGCAGGGCCATAATCATGGCAATAATCACAATTGCTATGAGCAGACTGCTTTTCAGGTTCTGGATCAGGTATTGGTTTCCTTTTATGAATAGCAGGGTGGTGCCGGTAATGGCCACATCAATACCAAGGCTATCCGGAAAAAGACTGCTTACCTGTGGTTGAACAACATGGCTGATGAGTGAATCCATGCGCAGCGAACCAATATCGGATACCTTTAGCGAAACCCGGATTTTCTGCCCCGTAGAATCCATAAAGGCTCCTGATAGCCTCCTGGCATCAGGATTGTTCTGCAGGTATGGCAACAGGAATGAGCGCTCTCTGCTGGTGGGCAGTTCATAAAAATCGGGATTGCCCTTATAAAAGGCCTGCCTGCTAGCCTTTAGAAAACTAACAAGAGAAACAGGTGGCGAAAACTCCTTTTGTGCTGCCAGAAACTGCTGCAGAGAATCTACCTGCCGGAGTGTATTGAGGTTCATCACGCCCCTGGGCCTTTTGGTGTCTACTACAATCTCCATGGGCATTACACCGCCAAAGTTCTTTTCAAAAAAGGCAAGGTCTTTTTTTACATCACTCTTTTCCGGAATATCATCTACCATATAGGCATTTGAGCGGATTTGCCAGAGGCCTACCAGCGATACGGCCACTACTACTGCTGTAATCGCCATGATGCGGTAGCGGTGGCGGTGCACCAGTACATCAAATGTGGTGAGGATGCTCTCCAGCCGCCGGCTCTCCAGGTGGCGCAGATGCCGGGCAGAGGGTGGTGGCAGGTAAGAGAAGATGGAGGGAATAAGGATGAGGCTCACCACAAAAGTAGCCAGAATATTAAGGCCTGCCACAACGCCAAACTCCTTCAGTACCTGTATGTCTGTGGTTATCAGTACCAGAAAGCCAATAGCTGTGGTAAAGTTGGTAATAAGCGTTACAAACCCAATGCGGCGTACAATGTGGGCAAGCGCCTTCATCTGGTTGCCCGTTTTGGCGTATTCCTGGTGGTACTTATTGAGCAGATAAATACAGTTCGGAATGCCGATCACCACAATAATAGGCGGAATTAGGCCGGTTAGCAGGGTTATTTTATAGCCAAACAGCACCAGCGTTCCCAGCGACCATATGATCATGACAATGATGACCACCATTGGGAACACCACCGCCTTGATGGAACGGAAAAAAACAAACAGAATAAGCGCGGTTACCAAAACCGATAGGAACAGGAAAAGCTTTAGCTCCTGCTGTACTTTGCCCGACATAACCGAACGTACAAATGGCACGCCGGCATAGTGCAGCTTAATGCCAGTCTTCTCCTGAAACAGGCCCGAAACCATCATAATATCGTCCATGAGGCGCTGCCGGTCTACAGAGCCAATCACATTCATATCAACCGTAAGCACCATCAGGGTAGCGCCGTTTTCCGGGTTAATGAGCTGGCGGCTGTAAATACGCTGGTCAAGGGCTACCTGCAGCAGGCTGTCCAACTGCGCCTGCGTGTCGGGTATATCGGTAAAAATTGGGTTTGGCTCAAAGCTGCGCAGGGAGTCGTTTCGCTCCAGGCGGGGCAGCAGGGGCAGGGAAAGAACGCCTTGTACTCCCCTGATCTTTTGCATCTCCCGGCTCATGTAGAGGTAGCGGCTGAAATTAAGTGGCGTATACAGGCTGCTATCCTGCATGCCAACGACCAGTACGTTGCCGTCCTCTCCAAATTCTTCTTTAAAGTTCTGGAGAAAGATCATATCCGGATCTTCGGGTGGTACTACCTGGGTAAAATCATAAGAGAGCCCCAGGCGCGGAATCTGGGCAGCGAAAAAAGCCGTAACAACCGCTACGGCTATCAGCAAATAAAGTCGATACCGGAGTATAAAATAGGAAAGAAATTCAAACATGCTGCTTTGCTGCTCTTCTAAGGTTCATACACCCTGAAACAGGATAGTTCTTTAGCTGGTACATTTCCCCATCACAATACAGGTAGGGCATTGCCTTTAATTTTCCGATAGAGGCTCACGGCATGGCGGTCTGTCAGTCCGGAGATAAAGTCAAGGCAGTTCATGACAAGTTCGTACACACTCATATCATTTATTGGCCTGTATTGCTCGGGCATCAGGCGCAGTACAGAGGTGTGTCGTGCAGAAAAT of the Flammeovirgaceae bacterium 311 genome contains:
- the ileS gene encoding isoleucyl-tRNA ligase (COG0060 Isoleucyl-tRNA synthetase) encodes the protein MASKYTEYKGINYAEIADKVLSYWKENKVFEKSVDEREGAPTFTFFEGPPSANGTPGIHHVMARTVKDIFCRYKTMQGFQVKRKGGWDTHGLPVELQVEKELGITKEDIGKKISVEEYNRKCREAVMKFKDQWDNLTERMGYWVDLDNPYITFEPQYIESLWHLLKKLYEKGLLYKGYTIQPFSPGAGTGLSSHELNQPGCYRNIKDTTVAALFKVKDTEKDYIMAWTTTPWTLPSNNSLAVGKNITYAKVATYNPYTFESINVILAKERIGTYFNEKAKDLALEDYKAGDKLIPWQVLEEIPGSKLVGTAYEQLMPYVPLAFPAFTVLEGDFVTTEDGTGVVHLAQAFGADDYRVSVANNVPGLFVKDEDGNQMPAVDKQGRFVKEMGDLAGRYVKEEFYAEADRSKEDFRPTDVYIAIKLKEEGKAFKVEKYEHSYPHCWRTDKPILYYPLESWFIKTTAYKEQLVRLNRTINWKPESTGIGRFGNWLENLVDWNLSRSRYWGTPLPIWRTEDKKEEKCIGSLAELKAEVDKAIAAGIQQKPIDGEFDPHRPFVDEVYLVSESGKKMYREADLIDVWFDSGAMPYAQWHWPFEQQDVLKENFPADFIAEGVDQTRGWFFTLHALAVMLFDDVAFKNVIANGLVLDKNGNKMSKRLGNAVDPFKTLDTYGPDATRWYMISNANPWDNLKFDLDGVLEVQRRFFGTLHNTYNFFALYANLDGFSYSEKPLPLAQRPESDRWILSRLNSLIIDVERAYNDYEPTRAARAIQDFTIDDLSNWYVRLNRKRFWRGDYTEDKQAAYQTLYDCLLTIAQLAAPIAPFYMELLYRNLNSVSSKHQEESVHLIRFPEANHGFIDTGLEERMHKAQIVSSLVHSLRKKEKIKVRQPLSRILIPVLNAKQREQIHDVEDLILNEVNVKAIEYIDDASGVLVKQIKPNFAKLGKEYGPRMKEITAAVARFEQTDISQIERDGAYTLQLPNGPINLTIEDVLITSQDIPGWSVASEEGVTVALDMNISDELRQEGIARDLVNRLQNLRKDMGLEVQDKISITVERGEELVNSALEANKEYICTETQALQLNFTDQLADGKLLEMDDVQLRVQVEQM
- a CDS encoding PAS/PAC sensor signal transduction histidine kinase (COG0642 Signal transduction histidine kinase) — its product is MSNPSKKITETVPIFFFVFNLIKKEVEFASPQFYQLAEGIESEEENPLKKCIHPDYLEQFDNFFSDLSENNNYQASVELKANDKLNGIEWLELNTFPVTERNSSDVMQVVGHIVDITQKKEIYDTLTEEKEHITNILNMVVHDLRAPLDRVSMIAEIMQNSMTKEEYEKYKIYLSMLRKQRQQGTNLIQSLLRLATLKGSATSIDLNIHDLRDLINESISQQKDRIKKKHLEVSCDFPDQHVKARVDAVLFRQVIENLLSNAIKYTPKGGSIEFRLSYEEKHVELSLKDNGIGIPEKYQKTLFMSFKGIRRKGLEGEESTGLGLFICKEIVKMHTGKIRVESQEGEGTTFIITLPYPEPSAAYY